A single region of the Mycobacterium avium subsp. avium genome encodes:
- a CDS encoding replication-associated recombination protein A has protein sequence MPEAVSDGLFDLPGAPPPGDHGLGVPAGAPLAVRMRPTSLDEVVGQDHLLAPGSPLRRLVEGSGVASAILYGPPGSGKTTLAALISQATGRRFEALSALSAGVKDVRAVIESARTALLRGEQTVLFIDEVHRFSKTQQDALLSAVENRVVLLVAATTENPSFSVVAPLLSRSLILQLRPLSADDIRTVVRRAIDDPRGLGGRVPVAPEAVDLLVRLAAGDARRALTALEVAAEAGESVTVQTVEQSLDEAAVRYDRDGDQHYDVISAFIKSVRGSDVDAALHYLARMLVAGEDPRFIARRLMILASEDIGMADSAALQVAVAAAQTVALIGMPEAQLTLAHCTVYLATAPKSNAVTTALGAAMSDIKAGKAGLVPAHLRDGHYSGAAALGHAQGYQYSHDHPDGVVAQQYPPDELVGVDYYRPTGRGAEREMAGRLDRLRAIIRNKRGRS, from the coding sequence ATGCCTGAAGCCGTGTCCGACGGTCTGTTCGACCTGCCCGGCGCGCCGCCGCCGGGCGACCACGGCCTGGGCGTGCCGGCCGGTGCGCCGCTGGCGGTCCGGATGCGCCCGACGTCGCTGGACGAGGTGGTAGGGCAGGACCACCTGCTGGCCCCCGGGTCGCCGCTGCGCCGCCTGGTGGAGGGCTCGGGCGTGGCATCGGCCATCCTGTACGGGCCGCCGGGCAGCGGCAAGACCACGCTGGCCGCGCTGATCTCCCAGGCGACCGGCCGCCGGTTCGAGGCGCTCTCGGCGCTGTCGGCGGGTGTCAAGGACGTGCGCGCGGTGATCGAGAGCGCGCGCACCGCGCTGTTGCGCGGCGAGCAGACCGTGCTGTTCATCGACGAGGTGCACCGGTTCTCCAAGACCCAGCAGGACGCCCTGCTGTCCGCGGTGGAGAACCGGGTGGTGCTGCTGGTGGCGGCCACCACCGAGAACCCGTCCTTCTCGGTGGTGGCGCCGCTGCTGTCCCGGTCGCTGATCCTGCAGCTGCGGCCGCTGAGCGCCGACGACATCCGCACCGTGGTGCGCCGCGCGATCGACGACCCGCGCGGCCTGGGCGGGCGGGTTCCGGTCGCGCCCGAGGCCGTCGACCTGCTGGTGCGGCTGGCCGCAGGCGATGCCCGGCGGGCGCTGACGGCGCTGGAGGTGGCCGCCGAGGCCGGCGAATCGGTCACCGTGCAGACCGTCGAGCAGTCCCTGGACGAGGCCGCGGTGCGCTACGACCGCGACGGCGACCAGCACTACGACGTGATCAGCGCCTTCATCAAATCGGTCCGCGGCTCGGACGTGGACGCCGCGCTGCACTATCTGGCCCGCATGCTGGTGGCGGGGGAGGACCCGCGCTTCATCGCGCGCCGGCTGATGATCCTGGCCAGCGAGGACATCGGCATGGCCGACTCGGCCGCGCTGCAGGTGGCGGTGGCGGCCGCGCAGACGGTGGCGCTGATCGGCATGCCCGAGGCGCAGCTCACCCTGGCGCACTGCACCGTCTATCTGGCCACCGCGCCGAAGTCGAACGCGGTCACCACCGCGCTGGGCGCGGCGATGAGCGACATCAAGGCCGGCAAGGCCGGCCTGGTGCCCGCTCACCTGCGCGACGGACACTATTCGGGTGCGGCGGCGCTGGGCCACGCCCAGGGCTACCAGTACTCCCACGACCACCCGGATGGTGTTGTGGCACAACAGTATCCGCCGGACGAGCTGGTCGGTGTGGACTACTACCGGCCCACCGGCCGCGGCGCCGAGCGGGAGATGGCCGGGCGGCTGGACCGGCTGCGCGCGATCATCCGCAACAAGAGGGGACGGTCATGA
- a CDS encoding secondary thiamine-phosphate synthase enzyme YjbQ, giving the protein MLDVDTSRRRIVDLTEAVRGFCWSRGDGLCNVFVPHATAGVAVIETGAGSDDDLVDTLERLLPRDDRYRHAHGSPGHGADHVLPALVAPSATVPVSAGEPMLGTWQSIVLVDLNRDNPQRSVRLSFLEG; this is encoded by the coding sequence ATGTTGGACGTGGACACCTCCCGTCGCCGCATCGTCGATCTCACCGAGGCGGTGCGCGGGTTCTGCTGGTCCCGCGGTGACGGCCTGTGCAACGTGTTCGTCCCGCACGCGACGGCCGGGGTGGCCGTCATCGAGACGGGCGCCGGCTCCGACGACGACCTGGTCGACACGCTGGAGCGGCTGCTGCCCCGCGACGACCGGTACCGGCACGCGCACGGCTCCCCGGGCCACGGCGCCGACCACGTGCTGCCGGCCCTGGTCGCGCCGTCGGCGACGGTCCCGGTTTCGGCGGGGGAGCCGATGCTGGGCACCTGGCAGAGCATCGTGCTGGTCGACCTCAACCGCGACAACCCGCAACGCTCCGTGCGGCTGAGCTTTTTGGAGGGCTAG
- the alaS gene encoding alanine--tRNA ligase, whose translation MQTHEIRKRFLDHFVKAGHTEVPSASVILDDPNLLFVNAGMVQFVPYFLGARTPPYPTATSIQKCIRTPDIDEVGITTRHNTFFQMAGNFSFGDYFKREAIELAWTLLTGSVEQGGYGLDPERIWTTVYFDDDEAVRLWQEIAGLPAERIQRRGMEDNYWSMGIPGPCGPSSEIYYDRGEKFGVGGGPIANEDRYVELWNLVFMQSERGEGTSKTDFEILGPLPRKNIDTGMGVERVAFVLQGVHNVYETDLLRPVIDAVAARAPRPYDAGNHDDDVRYRIIADHSRTAAILIGDGVTPGNDGRGYVLRRLLRRVIRSARLLDIEGPIVGDLMATVRDAMGPSYPELVTDFDRIARIAVAEETAFNRTLAAGSKLFDEVASTTKATGAKSISGSDAFTLHDTYGFPIELTLEMASEAGLQVDEVGFRELMAEQRRRAKADAAARKHAHADLTAYRELVDAGPTEFTGFDELSSEARILGIFVDGKRVPVVTHGGDGADRVELVLDRTPLYAESGGQIADEGTISGTGAGESARAAVTDVQKIAKTLWVHRVNVESGEFVEGDTVIAAVDPQWRRGATQGHSGTHMVHAALRQVLGPNAVQAGSLNRPGYLRFDFNWQGPLTEEQRTQIEEVTNQAVQADFEVHTFTEQLEKAKAMGAIALFGESYPEQVRVVEIGGPFSLELCGGTHVHNSAQIGPVTILGESSVGSGVRRVEAYVGLDSFRHLAKERALMAGLASSLKVPSEEVPARVANLVERLRAAEKELERMRLASARAAAGNAAAGAERIGNVRVVAQRMSGGMTAADLRSLVGDIRGKLGSDPAVVALIAEGEGGSVPYAVAANPAAQDLGIRANDLVKQLAAPVDGRGGGKADLAQGSGKDPAGIDAALDAVRSEIAAIARVG comes from the coding sequence GTGCAGACACACGAGATCAGGAAGCGATTTCTTGATCACTTCGTGAAGGCGGGCCACACCGAGGTGCCGAGCGCGTCGGTGATCCTCGACGACCCCAACCTGCTGTTCGTCAACGCGGGCATGGTCCAGTTCGTGCCCTACTTCCTGGGCGCGCGCACGCCGCCGTACCCGACGGCCACCAGCATCCAGAAGTGCATCCGCACCCCCGACATCGACGAGGTCGGCATCACCACCCGGCACAACACCTTCTTCCAGATGGCCGGCAACTTCTCGTTCGGCGACTACTTCAAGCGCGAGGCCATCGAACTGGCGTGGACGCTGCTGACGGGCAGCGTCGAGCAGGGCGGCTACGGCCTTGACCCCGAACGCATCTGGACGACGGTCTATTTCGACGACGACGAGGCCGTGCGGCTGTGGCAGGAGATCGCCGGGCTGCCCGCGGAGCGCATCCAGCGCCGCGGCATGGAGGACAACTACTGGTCGATGGGCATCCCCGGCCCGTGCGGCCCGTCCTCGGAGATCTACTACGACCGCGGCGAGAAGTTCGGCGTGGGCGGCGGGCCGATCGCCAACGAGGACCGCTACGTCGAGCTGTGGAACCTGGTGTTCATGCAGAGCGAGCGCGGCGAGGGCACCTCCAAGACCGACTTCGAGATCCTGGGGCCGTTGCCGCGCAAGAACATCGACACCGGCATGGGTGTGGAGCGGGTCGCGTTCGTGCTGCAGGGCGTGCACAACGTCTACGAGACCGACCTGCTGCGGCCCGTCATCGACGCGGTCGCCGCCCGCGCCCCGCGGCCCTACGACGCCGGCAACCACGACGACGACGTGCGCTACCGGATCATCGCCGACCACAGCCGCACCGCGGCCATCCTGATCGGCGACGGCGTCACCCCGGGCAACGACGGCCGCGGCTACGTGCTGCGCCGGCTGCTGCGCCGGGTCATCCGCTCGGCCAGGCTGCTCGACATCGAGGGGCCCATTGTCGGTGACCTGATGGCCACCGTGCGCGACGCGATGGGCCCGTCGTATCCCGAACTGGTCACCGACTTCGACCGGATCGCCCGCATCGCCGTCGCCGAGGAGACCGCGTTCAACCGCACCCTGGCGGCCGGCTCCAAACTGTTCGACGAAGTGGCCAGCACCACCAAAGCCACTGGGGCGAAATCGATTTCGGGCTCCGACGCGTTCACGTTGCACGACACCTACGGGTTCCCGATCGAACTCACGCTGGAGATGGCGTCCGAGGCCGGGCTGCAGGTGGACGAGGTAGGCTTCCGCGAGCTGATGGCCGAGCAGCGCCGCCGGGCCAAGGCCGACGCCGCCGCCCGCAAGCACGCGCACGCCGACCTGACCGCGTATCGCGAACTGGTCGACGCCGGCCCCACCGAGTTCACCGGCTTCGACGAATTGTCCTCGGAGGCAAGGATTCTGGGGATCTTCGTGGACGGTAAACGGGTGCCGGTGGTCACCCACGGCGGCGACGGCGCGGACCGGGTCGAGCTGGTGCTGGACCGCACCCCGCTCTACGCCGAGTCCGGCGGGCAGATCGCCGACGAGGGCACCATCAGCGGCACCGGCGCCGGCGAGAGCGCCCGGGCCGCCGTCACCGACGTGCAGAAGATCGCCAAAACCCTGTGGGTGCACCGGGTCAACGTCGAGTCCGGTGAATTCGTCGAGGGCGACACCGTGATCGCCGCGGTCGACCCGCAGTGGCGCCGCGGCGCCACCCAGGGCCACTCGGGCACCCACATGGTGCACGCCGCGCTGCGACAAGTGCTGGGGCCCAACGCCGTTCAGGCGGGCTCCCTGAACCGCCCGGGCTACCTGCGTTTCGACTTCAACTGGCAGGGCCCGCTGACCGAGGAGCAGCGCACCCAGATCGAAGAGGTGACCAACCAGGCCGTGCAGGCCGACTTCGAGGTGCACACCTTCACCGAGCAGCTGGAGAAGGCCAAGGCGATGGGGGCCATCGCGCTGTTCGGCGAGAGCTACCCCGAGCAGGTGCGGGTGGTGGAGATCGGCGGCCCGTTCTCGCTGGAGCTCTGCGGCGGCACGCACGTGCACAACTCCGCGCAGATCGGGCCGGTGACCATCCTGGGCGAATCCTCGGTCGGCTCCGGGGTGCGCCGGGTGGAGGCCTACGTCGGGCTGGACTCGTTCCGGCACCTGGCCAAGGAACGCGCGCTGATGGCGGGGCTGGCGTCGTCGCTGAAGGTGCCGTCGGAGGAGGTGCCGGCCCGGGTGGCCAACCTGGTGGAGCGGCTGCGGGCCGCGGAGAAGGAACTCGAGCGGATGCGGCTGGCCTCCGCGCGGGCCGCGGCCGGCAACGCCGCCGCGGGCGCGGAGCGGATCGGTAACGTCCGCGTGGTGGCGCAGCGGATGTCCGGCGGGATGACGGCGGCCGACCTGCGCTCGCTGGTCGGCGACATCCGCGGCAAGCTGGGCAGCGATCCCGCGGTGGTCGCGCTGATCGCCGAGGGTGAGGGCGGGTCGGTGCCGTACGCCGTCGCCGCCAACCCCGCCGCCCAGGATCTCGGCATCCGGGCCAACGATCTGGTCAAGCAGCTGGCGGCGCCGGTCGACGGGCGCGGCGGCGGCAAGGCGGACCTGGCGCAGGGATCGGGCAAGGATCCGGCCGGCATCGACGCGGCGCTGGACGCCGTGCGTTCCGAGATCGCCGCGATAGCGCGGGTCGGTTGA
- the ruvX gene encoding Holliday junction resolvase RuvX, producing MVLTQHRVPDRPGDPDQDPGRGRRLGIDVGSVRIGVACSDPDAVLATPVETVRRDRSGKHLRRLAALVTELGAVEVVVGLPRTLADRTGTSALDAIDLADQLARRIAPTPVRLADERLTTVAAQRSLRAAGVRAKEQRAVIDQAAAVAILQSWLDQRRAATREAGDG from the coding sequence GTGGTCTTGACACAGCACCGCGTCCCCGACCGGCCCGGCGACCCTGACCAGGACCCCGGCCGGGGCCGGCGGCTCGGCATCGACGTGGGCAGCGTGCGCATCGGGGTGGCCTGCAGCGACCCCGACGCCGTGCTGGCCACCCCGGTGGAGACCGTGCGCCGCGACCGCTCCGGCAAACACCTGCGCCGGCTGGCTGCGCTGGTCACCGAGCTCGGGGCCGTCGAGGTCGTCGTCGGGCTGCCGCGCACCCTGGCCGACCGCACCGGCACGTCGGCGCTGGACGCCATCGACCTGGCCGACCAGTTGGCCCGGCGGATCGCGCCCACCCCGGTGCGGCTGGCCGACGAGCGGCTGACCACCGTGGCCGCGCAGCGCTCGCTGCGCGCGGCCGGGGTGCGCGCCAAGGAACAGCGTGCGGTGATCGACCAGGCGGCGGCGGTGGCCATCCTGCAGAGCTGGCTGGACCAGCGCCGCGCGGCGACCCGGGAGGCCGGCGATGGTTGA
- a CDS encoding endolytic transglycosylase MltG has protein sequence MVDSARRERAEPEAVGPPRRRSSRMARNRAERGRRRRRFALRAALALLVVVVLAGVFAGGKLWHTVFGPGDDYSGSGKRDLVIQIQAGDSTTMVGETLHNQHVVKTVRAFVNAAHGNSKIDSIQPGFYRMRTEIPASDAVARLADPNSRVGRLVIPEGRQLDDTTDMKTNKVNPGIFTLISQATCVDLDGNRRCVPVQQLRAAATNSTTAALSVPPWALEPVNELGRDHRRIEGLIAPGTFNVDPSASPESILAGLISAGAEEYLKSGLVDTAQAMGLSPYDILVVASLVQQESNTPDFAKVAQVIYNRLHAHHTLEFDSTVNYPLDRREVATSDADRGQKTPWNTYVSQGLPATAICSPGIDALHAAEHPAPGDWLYFVTIDAAGTTLFTKDYQQHLANIELAKHNGVLDSTPR, from the coding sequence ATGGTTGACAGCGCCCGCCGCGAGCGCGCCGAGCCCGAGGCGGTGGGACCGCCGCGGCGCAGGTCCAGCCGGATGGCCCGGAACAGGGCCGAGCGGGGCCGGCGCCGGCGGCGCTTCGCCCTGCGCGCCGCCCTGGCGCTGCTGGTCGTGGTGGTGCTGGCCGGGGTGTTCGCCGGCGGCAAGCTGTGGCACACCGTGTTCGGGCCGGGCGACGACTACAGCGGCAGCGGCAAGCGCGACCTGGTGATCCAGATCCAGGCCGGCGACTCCACCACCATGGTCGGCGAGACGCTGCACAACCAGCACGTGGTCAAGACGGTGCGGGCGTTCGTCAACGCCGCGCACGGCAACAGCAAGATCGACTCCATCCAGCCCGGCTTCTACCGGATGCGCACCGAGATCCCGGCCTCCGACGCCGTCGCCCGGCTGGCCGACCCCAACAGCCGGGTGGGCCGGCTGGTCATCCCGGAGGGCCGTCAGCTCGACGACACCACCGACATGAAGACCAACAAGGTCAACCCCGGCATCTTCACCCTGATCTCCCAGGCCACCTGCGTGGACCTGGACGGCAACCGGCGCTGCGTGCCGGTGCAGCAGCTGCGCGCGGCCGCGACCAACAGCACCACCGCGGCGCTGTCGGTGCCGCCGTGGGCGCTGGAACCGGTCAACGAGCTGGGCAGGGACCACCGCCGGATCGAGGGGCTGATCGCGCCGGGTACCTTCAACGTCGACCCGTCGGCGTCCCCGGAGAGCATCCTGGCCGGGCTGATCAGCGCCGGGGCCGAGGAGTACCTGAAGTCCGGGCTGGTGGACACCGCCCAGGCGATGGGCCTGTCGCCCTACGACATCCTGGTGGTGGCGTCGCTGGTGCAGCAGGAATCCAACACCCCGGACTTCGCCAAGGTCGCGCAGGTGATCTACAACCGGCTGCACGCCCACCACACGCTGGAATTCGACTCGACGGTCAACTACCCGCTGGACCGCCGCGAGGTGGCCACCAGCGACGCCGACCGGGGCCAGAAGACGCCGTGGAACACCTACGTGTCGCAGGGCCTGCCGGCCACCGCGATCTGTTCGCCCGGCATCGACGCGCTGCACGCCGCCGAGCACCCCGCGCCGGGGGACTGGCTCTACTTCGTCACCATCGACGCCGCCGGGACGACGCTGTTCACCAAGGACTATCAGCAGCACCTGGCCAACATCGAGCTGGCTAAGCACAACGGTGTCCTCGACAGCACCCCCCGCTAG
- a CDS encoding shikimate dehydrogenase, translated as MSSTAPPASGGPRRAAVLGKPIAHSKSPQLHLAAYRALGLHDWTYERIECDADQLPGVVGGFGPEWVGVSVTMPGKFAALRFADERTERARRVGSANTLVRTATGWRADNTDIDGVAGALGAASGWALVCGSGGTAPAAVAGLAQLGVAGITVVSRNPDKAARLVRLGDELGVPTRFCALDGAGLADEVAAAEVLVSTLPAEVAERYAGTLARVGVLLDAVYDPWPTPLAAAVSAAGGRVISGMQMLLHQAFAQVEQFTGLPAPREAMTCAAADAD; from the coding sequence GTGTCCTCGACAGCACCCCCCGCTAGCGGCGGGCCCCGCAGGGCGGCCGTGCTGGGCAAGCCGATCGCCCACTCGAAATCCCCGCAGCTGCACCTGGCCGCCTACCGCGCGCTGGGCCTGCACGACTGGACCTACGAGCGCATCGAATGCGACGCCGACCAGCTGCCCGGCGTGGTCGGCGGGTTCGGCCCCGAGTGGGTCGGGGTGTCGGTGACCATGCCCGGCAAATTCGCCGCGCTGCGCTTCGCCGACGAGCGCACCGAGCGGGCGCGGCGGGTGGGATCGGCCAACACCCTGGTGCGCACCGCGACGGGCTGGCGGGCCGACAACACCGACATCGACGGCGTCGCCGGCGCGCTGGGCGCCGCTTCGGGATGGGCGCTGGTCTGTGGATCGGGCGGCACCGCGCCGGCGGCCGTCGCGGGCCTGGCCCAGCTGGGCGTCGCCGGCATCACCGTGGTGTCCCGCAACCCCGACAAGGCGGCCCGGCTGGTGCGCCTCGGCGACGAGCTGGGCGTGCCGACCCGGTTCTGCGCCCTGGACGGCGCGGGGCTGGCCGACGAGGTGGCCGCGGCCGAGGTGCTGGTCAGCACCCTGCCGGCGGAGGTGGCCGAACGCTATGCCGGCACCTTGGCGCGCGTCGGCGTGCTGCTCGACGCCGTCTACGACCCCTGGCCCACCCCGCTGGCCGCCGCGGTGAGCGCCGCCGGCGGCCGGGTGATCAGCGGCATGCAGATGCTGCTGCACCAGGCCTTCGCCCAGGTGGAACAGTTCACCGGGCTGCCCGCCCCGCGCGAAGCGATGACTTGCGCGGCGGCCGACGCGGATTAG
- a CDS encoding prepilin peptidase produces the protein MRIAAAGAVLTWLAVLSCYDIRQHRLPNALTLTGAAAILAAAGLAGRGPSALAGAAALAAIYLLVHAVAPGGMGAGDVKLALGVGALTGCGGVGVWFLAALAAPLLTALVGVLARVRRAGPAVPHGPSLCLAAAAGAGLALF, from the coding sequence ATGCGGATTGCGGCCGCGGGCGCGGTGCTGACCTGGCTGGCGGTGTTGAGCTGCTACGACATCCGGCAACACCGGCTGCCCAACGCACTGACCCTGACCGGGGCCGCCGCGATCCTGGCGGCCGCCGGCCTGGCCGGGCGCGGGCCGTCGGCGCTGGCCGGAGCCGCCGCGCTGGCCGCGATTTATCTGCTGGTCCATGCGGTGGCGCCGGGCGGGATGGGCGCCGGGGACGTCAAGCTGGCGCTCGGAGTGGGCGCGCTGACCGGCTGCGGCGGGGTGGGCGTGTGGTTTCTGGCTGCCCTGGCCGCGCCGCTGCTCACCGCGCTGGTCGGGGTGCTCGCCCGGGTGCGCCGGGCCGGCCCGGCGGTGCCGCACGGGCCCTCGCTGTGCCTGGCCGCCGCGGCCGGCGCCGGGCTGGCCCTGTTCTGA